The region ctattattaatattttctttatttctatagaaataatatcattttcttttcaaaaaatatatatattcatctttaaaattttcatctttaattataatttttcatcctagctaaaataataattcataGTAATATCATTATgttataattaaaagaaaattaaaataattattaattacaTCTTTAGTATATGTTTTCTAGTATAtaactttataatttttattataaaaataaaattatttttatttttataatttttataagtgtatacatttttcatattttttgtttatttttttcattttttctctttttttttcctaggaattttttttataatatagtaatttctttataaaaaaattgatgcATGCGCAaattgtttatatatttttatttctttatataactAAACATTAgttcattatatattattatagtataaaaatataatagaaaataaaattattatcgaATGAATTgagcaaaaaataaaaaacatcaTAAATTATGCAATCTTTAGAATTTACATGATATAATATatcttataaatatatggaaTTATTATCACcacatttataatttatattataaggtaattatttttatattttatgtttttcttttctattattatcaGAATTAGTAATATGCACATATATACCTTAAGTACAAAAatacaattaaaaataattagcATTATTTGATGCATGAATATTATTCTTAATCTattcttataattttgttatttttcatctattttttattatagagcaaacaaaaaattattacctgaaatttttttttaaagaaattattaaaagtatatttaattgttaatgataaatatttaataaatacataGTCAATATTTGCTAatcaattatattttaataatattagtgcataaaattcttataaatattttaaatggaaaattaaaaaagatatttaaaatattttttttttataaatattttaatatttattatttttatgttgaattttaaaattttaatcatttaattttttttttaagttattaatattagttatatataaaaataaatgaacatGAAACGTAATACTATATTGAATATTAGTGCATACCACGGACTTTATTCCCATGTTTATAAAGGTTATATTGTCTCAGATATATCAACtagaaaaatatacaataaaaatgagaaaaaatatacattaaattgccttataaagttttttttatttacccTTTTAATTTGGATATTACAGTGTTTTAATAATGTAGGATaacaataatatttaaaaacatttatattttttttgttattactattttttttaatcaaaactatattaatataaaaaaatccTTTCTTCTTATATACTTAAcgtttttttcatattttagtGGGATTCTTGTAAATTgtttaattacaaaaatgaaaaaacaaataaattaattttaggAGATAAAAGACTATTAGCAGAAAacaatgataaaataaaacaaaaagaaaaagaattaaaattacCTTTACAACATATTATAACAGAAACAGACTTAGAACTAATGAACGAACAAAGAGAAATAGAGGAGTATACAGATATAGAACAAAGAAATGAAATAGAGGCAAAA is a window of Plasmodium relictum strain SGS1 genome assembly, contig: PRELSG_00_v1_100, whole genome shotgun sequence DNA encoding:
- a CDS encoding fam-h protein; protein product: MNMKRNTILNISAYHGLYSHVYKGYIVSDISTRKIYNKNEKKYTLNCLIKFFLFTLLIWILQCFNNWDSCKLFNYKNEKTNKLILGDKRLLAENNDKIKQKEKELKLPLQHIITETDLELMNEQREIEEYTDIEQRNEIEAKKEDSEVKHNEKKLGKYNNISKAYLLFFASILSFVSFLLSIVYCISESLSIYIVTFFFINLTTIIFSIMLILEEIKKKKHKIKL